The DNA region TTCATCTCGACAATTGTCGTTTCGTTTATCAATACAGTACTGAATTATGAAAGTGACTTTTTACTGGATACTACTGGTTGTTAGAGACAGTGATTTTCCGTTCTTATCATTTTACCGACTAAATTATATAAGTCATGTCTATAACACGAACGATGCTTTATTCTCAATACGATAAGCATATTGAATGAGATCAAGGGTAAAATTGGTGATACAAAATACAATTATTGAATTTTACTGCTTAACTATTGAACAGTAATCAATAAATACTGTTGGGGCATGGTTATAGCTTATATATCAGCCTCTATACAATAAATCTGTATACACTAATAAAAATAACCTTACTCTAACACACACATCCATTTCATATGGTCCCAAGTGTTCGATTCTGTATGGAGATACCCCACATTCTTGCCAGAATCACAATTAGCAGTGCGAAAACCTCGAAAGATAAGGAGATAGTTGATAAAACTTACCAAGTAAGCGATCTAAtgattacaaatttaaacttttCATTTTCCATCACAGTAAACTACCAACAATAAAACCATTGACAACCGTAGATAATTAATTCCCCTTAGTTTAGAACTCCTCAAAAATGAATATTCATAAATCATGGTACAGCTGAGATTAGATCAATATGCCCCTCTAAAGTGTGATACTAAACAGCAACTAATTTCAAATTTCtatcttaaaataaaataaatcacaaCATTCTGTAAATGCTAATCACTAAAATCTAtatataaattacaaaaatacaTATTGTTTTGCCTACTCATTTTGAAATAAGTAGtaaaacaattaaacaaaaatagttGAGTTTAGAAGAAAAATGATCAATCCTTGTTTTAATGAATACAACAAGGTATATATTACATTGGCGCTCAAATAAGAACTTAGCGACTCTTCCTCTAGTACAAGTGATATCTTCAGATTACTTATGGGAAATTTTTTATACTTGTTTCTTATCTATGAAATAGTATACTCATGTTTTCATCAGTAATCAAATAACGTATTTACATGCTTCTAAATGACATTCATATTTATGAGATGTTAAACTTTTATTACATTGTTtacaattattttttgttttatttaaatgtttcacTGAATATTCGGAAGTAGATGTTTTTAATTTGcaaattttttgttgtttattgTGTATTTTCATATGCCTTGTCAATTTTGATGATTGAGCGCATGAATATGTGCATATATTACAATGATATGGTTTTTCACCTGTATGTATACGTCGATGTACAGTTAAATTACTGCAATTTCGAAATATTTTACCACAATATTCACATATATCACGTCTTAAATGAGCTATTAATTTGGATGATTGTTTTTTCATCccagtattattatttttattagtatgGTTAATTGGATTAATAAAATGTCGATTCAGATAAGAAGTTTTCTCTGAAATATCTTTAGAATTATAAGTTATATTGTATTGTTTCATAGACTTTTTATCtctatttaaacaataaaatgaattttgatttaAAGATAATTCATAGGATATAACACtttcatttattgaattattcTGATGATTATTTTCATCCAATATAGTTAATTGATTAAGATCAACATTAGAAAATGGTTCAACTTGTACTAACTGATCCTTTccatcatgaattaattgattgtttatatatttaggTGATATGAAATAATTGGATGTGATTGTTTCCATTTCATCAATCTTCTTAtgataagaataaaataaatttttatatataaaattaaatagattgaaataatttgtaaaatttttagaatatttatacaaatcagtatgaattaatttatgatttacattagattgttttaatgatgaatcaatttgctgttgttgttgttcaatGTTAAATATTGTTCCTGGAATATTTTCATGATTTCTATGTTCAATCGTAAATtgatctgaattgattttatgaatattttctaaatgatttaataattgatatggagattgttgaatagtTTTACATAATAAACATGGAAGTATTATAGAATCATTATGATTTGAATTATCTAAGGAAATGAAGAAAAGgaattattaaataaagttcGATGTTCATTCTTAATATTGAACGATTAAGTCTTATTTCAAATGTGATCTTTAGTTAGATAGTTAGttaatatatattgtttataaatagtggttgaaactataatttatgaacggcctttgagcgacgctaaagtggccttgagaatgtccacctacttagttacttacgtTCGTTACTCCTAATGGACCATAGGCCaaagaccagcattctccaacccactctgtcctcagccttcttttctagttccatccaattcttgttcatttttctcatgtctatttccatttcccagcgtaatgtgttcttcggttttcctctttttctttggccttgaggattccatgtgagggcttgtcttgtgacgcagttgggtgctttactcaatgtgtgtcctatccacttccagcgcttcttcctgatttcttcctccgctgggatctggtgtGTCGTCTCTCACAATAGgatgttgctgatagtatctggccgacggatccgaagtattttgcgtagaaagCTGTTAccaaacacttgtatcttctagatgatggctttcgtagttctccaggtttatgccccatacagtagaactgtcttgacatttgtattgaaaatcctgaccttggtgttggttgacagttgctttgaattccagatgttcctcagttgtaaatatgctgctcttgctttaccgatccgcgccttcacatctgcatcagatccaccctgttcagcAACGacgctgcccaaatatgtaaaggttttcacatcttccaaatcttctccgttaattgtgactggattggtgcatgatgtgttgtattggagaatcctgcttttccctttgtgtatattgagacctactgctgctgaggttgctgctacactggccgtcttttcctgcatttgttgttgcgtttgggatagaagggccagatcatctgcgaagtccagatcgtccaactacatcctagatgtccattgtatcccgtgcttcccttcagacgttgacgtcttcatgatccagtcgatcaccaggagaaagagaaagggtgagagtaaccaaccttgcctaacaccggccCTTatttcgaacgagtttgtcaactgtcctccatgcacaattttgcagtgtaatccatcatatgaactctgtatgatattgactatcttctgaggcacaccgtagtgtcgaagaagcttctatagtgttgttctgtccacgctatccacctacttactaggaccaaatgagagtTATGAACTTATATGAAGAATAAGGAATATGATTTATAGTCGAACGTTAGggttagagttttcatcacgaacttaTACCAGTTAAAATGTCAAAATTctctttaaccaaatggattAATGAATTTCGCACCCAAATCCAAAACCTGTTAGCCTAAATCTGATttattcgtccacaaattatagtcccgccaAATAAtcctgtttttattttattagttgttTATTCAAGAATATTCTTATATATATTCGACCTATAAAATATTCACATTCATTAACATATGAACATCTCTTATCATCTTTCCATACTTATTACTCTTTTCACTAACGTTCATTGATGAGAACTTTTCCGAAATAAACTTTATTAGGAATTTCATAGTTTTTCCCATTTATAAGTTCtattaaaacaagaaaaattaATGAAGCAGATTAacatcattatatttcatggtTTCTTATTAATTGTTGACAACCCAAACATAATAgtattaatcattaaaaatcagTTTGTACAAGGATGCATTATTTTCTAAAACTTTTGTTCAGTAGTAAAATAACTTTCCGTCATGACTAGGGATCAGTtgaaaattcattgaaaactaTGAGTTGTGAAATAGATGTTTGACCTAGTTAGGGTCCTTTCGATTATTGTAATCAGAGGTTGAAAACTGTGAgcgacatggttcagaatcggtTAAAATGGTTTAGATGCATTCATTATCTATCTTTCTATAGATATTGGGTTTTAAATTGTCTCATACTTTACTATTTCACAAATTCATTTTTCCATATTAAGCCatatttgtttatctatttttgtcTACTAATACAGATTctattactacctctaccactttAAAACTTGTTCTGATAATTGTATCTCTCAAGCCTagtgtggtatggcaactcgaactgatgtatgtacgtgtTAAGTTCTACGCTGCTTACGACTGGCTGAATGACTGGTCCTGGTATGAGATAGATGAATATTGTCTACCCATGGCAATACATAAAATCAAACATAATACCTTTAAACTTTGTGATGTAAACAACAACTTGAGGTCATTTATACATACTCTAATACTTGTTCAATTTTAAATATACCATGAAATTCATCTGTTCTTTGTGGTACATGAAGTTTCTGGACTTGATCATATATAAGGGCACACATTGTTGGGGAATCCTATACTAGAATAAAGAACCACTCTCAATTTTCAGTTTTCATTTGACTGATGAAAGTTCCTTGATTATCCCAACTGGTGGTTTGTTTTCATAAACCCTAGTAAAAATATGCACGTTGATGTAACATTTATTCAAAACATGTGCAATTTTTACATAAATCCTACTTAACATGTAttggcttagcttcgttaaccaatcaccttgataaccgttattatataaatctcaGCGGTGTTTGAattcagaaggcaataagaggcggcgactacagtttattatcgGATTGCACGGATAGCAAAGCTAGAAGGACATCGAGTGTATTTGAAGCAGAAAGACTAATATGTGCGGACGAGCAAATACAGAGGCAAATTTTTAGTCAAATCGAATCAAGGCGCAGCTAGGTAAGGCAAAGTCTAATCATAGGattcgagtacatatatacattggGAAGAGAATGACATATCGAACGATATTTAAGATAataacattttagctagagatATGTGAGTATgctgtcacatgtgatcaagcgtacacgtttatacagacaagatagtgatcacaatagtacaaagaaatatgcgaattgttactgttcgaataacctctgttaagtaaattaataaaagGGTTTAACAAAAATTAACCTTAATCGAATTTGATTATAGAAGAGTTGCTATAATCACAGAATAACATCTACGCTCACAAAATGTGATTCGCATCAAATTTGAAGACTTTCTGTTGTTTGTTCACAAGATCAAGCTAACCGTGTTCTGTTAACACACTAGATTCATTCACATATAGTTTATTGTTGTTAAGCAGTTAGAccaatgaattattaattagaTGAAGTTCTCACTGATCCTGAAACACAAAAGTGAATAATCAGACACCATAAACCTACTACCATCTAGGTACTGGATTCAATGAATGAACCAAATCAGtctttaataaaaacaattgacAGTTGCATGGATTTTTGACATAATATTATCTATAGTCAGATAGTTGTTACCTTAAATAGActgatttacataaataaaattcacattTCGCTATAGTTAATTTTATAACCAGTGAAAAATTTATGGTAGATTTTGATAAAATGAGTAGATTGCACATACAAAGAcattgtaattcatttatttacaaagGGTTAACACAGTCAACCATAACACTAGTATGTAACTTAATTAATCTTCACATAACACTCATTTACATGAGAAATTTCACTAAACTTTTGTTGGTTCCTACTGTGgcgtgtgctacttatattgatataagtagtatatgacgcgagttaaagaatggaatgtctggcagcagaagatgggggaagagcGGGAACAAAATACAacttgtaagaaaacgcatgaaaaatgaaatgtgagacaatggattggtgATAACAACAGCAACAATCCGGTTTGATATGttggaatgatattttgcaaattaatgatttactatatggtttttctattttaccgagtaactctgtaattctgtgttagatacattcgattgtccccacccgtattctgttcactacactactttACATATATCGGTTGACTGAAGTCAATTAAATGaacaattgtaaatatttaacttaaaaattaataattagCAGACTTTAAGGAGAATTTCAACGAAAATACCATAATAATGACTTAGATGTGTACATAGAAATTTCGAACTGTAAATGTTGACCGGGATATAAATCTTAGCAATATTCTGTGTTCTATTTAATTTACCAACCAGTGTGAAAAACAATTAAAAGATTTTCTTTAGAGTTTTCATCTAGGTCAACCTTGTATTGTAATtatatatcatttaaaataattgccattcatttatgtaaattcAACCATTGACAatacatgaaataaatatttttcagttATAACACATTCTTAACTATGTGTTGAGTAACAATATAAGATTATCATTTTGGAATTGTaaatattgttgaatttcattgcaatcatggattgattaatgttagactacacttgaaaacctggaagaaccgGACGACCGTTTTtttcctagtatgtgactcctcagcagtgtgtattcaCGATCAACAATCTCTATAAACTCAAACTGGAGattaccatgtgctcattagtgactaacttcgagAGGTAactctcggagttctagtgagaagccgtaaccactGGAGTCCAACAGTGTCAGGTGTGAAGtagttacccaccgaagacagTGGAAGATGGCTGctcaatatcgtgaattggttaaagttagacattaacatcattggatgctgacccagtggtctagaggttaaacatccgcgtgagaccaaaggtcctgagttcgagtctcgtactaggacggaacggctgttcagtgcttccaggttctcaatagtggtctaatattaatcggttcataattCCAATGAAATATAAGATTAGTTTAAGTTATTTGGTTtgattaaaatatgaaatatatttcagtacTCTAACAAAAGTTTCAAGAATTTGACTTGAAATGTCATATTTTTTCTCGATTGTGGTTAATAACATCAATGAAGTCGGTGTACAGAAGTTTAAATCTATGTATAACTGAGAGGTTGAAAGTTAGGTGCCACAACCTCTATACCAACATTTCAACGTGAATGGTTACACAGGTTATCATGTTTTTCGACTTTCAGAACTCCTTATTTTTGTGTTCATTACCGACCTCACCAAAGATCCAAACTTAAAACTTTCATAATTTGAGCCCACCCTAAGACGATATAGATGTTAATCACTGAATAGATTTAAATAGTTATTTCAACAAAACCAGTTCGTGGTGTAAATCATCTTCAAACTGTAAACAATCTATCCAAACCTCTCTTGATATTAACAACATGTTTTGATATTAGGTGGAAGTTGTCAGTAAGAAATCCTGCTTGAACTAGGTAACGTGCTAATCGCCATTCATCAGCAAATTTTACTTGAAATCCTTGTTGAACTCAAATTTCAATCAGTACTAAGAACTAAGCAATCACTATATTGACCATCATTTAGTGATGAGTCAACGTAAATATCTCAGTTCTACAAgagacattttaaataaataacatgttCATTTGTTAGAGGATATTTTCATTACTACACATAACCTACTATCGATAGTGTGTAttccattattattacaaattgccaaaaattattgttaatagataagatgaacaattgtgaaataattcatttttaaaaaagcaACCATTAATATTAACCGTCTAAGTGAAGACCCCCTGCCAGTAATGATACTGTCACCGATTATTTTGTCCGTATATTGTTCCAACGAACAgttaaaacaataattataatcgaaaattaatatttaatatatgaCAAAAATATTATCCCCCATTCTATCTCTCATACTCTTTAATACAGG from Schistosoma haematobium chromosome ZW, whole genome shotgun sequence includes:
- the ZFP62_2 gene encoding Zinc finger protein 62 (EggNog:ENOG410V4DW~COG:K) — its product is MLFSTMNNNNNNPLNYYRESNFTHCQDICFSDLNNDSWKWDLLNMSSNLFKVETVAPTSQSLSMHSSMSGSTLYPVENFEKANTDIQKTIKEKNIFNELSIQKNPEYVNQSNNNNNQPIDLTMNHHHHNRHESQLSDEHTTSLFYSKMEHNANEQYINRIYPVDDHPYEEFIFPRHNSNHNDSIILPCLLCKTIQQSPYQLLNHLENIHKINSDQFTIEHRNHENIPGTIFNIEQQQQQIDSSLKQSNVNHKLIHTDLYKYSKNFTNYFNLFNFIYKNLFYSYHKKIDEMETITSNYFISPKYINNQLIHDGKDQLVQVEPFSNVDLNQLTILDENNHQNNSINESVISYELSLNQNSFYCLNRDKKSMKQYNITYNSKDISEKTSYLNRHFINPINHTNKNNNTGMKKQSSKLIAHLRRDICEYCGKIFRNCSNLTVHRRIHTGEKPYHCNICTYSCAQSSKLTRHMKIHNKQQKICKLKTSTSEYSVKHLNKTKNNCKQCNKSLTSHKYECHLEACKYVI